A window of the Thalassospira indica genome harbors these coding sequences:
- the rpmG gene encoding 50S ribosomal protein L33: protein MAKPASILVKLVSTADTGYFYVVKKNPRNTTEKFQFRKYDPVVRKHVVFKEAKMK, encoded by the coding sequence ATGGCGAAGCCCGCTTCGATCCTCGTAAAGTTGGTAAGCACCGCAGACACCGGTTACTTCTATGTTGTTAAGAAGAACCCGCGGAATACCACCGAGAAATTCCAGTTTCGCAAGTACGACCCGGTCGTGCGTAAGCACGTCGTGTTCAAAGAAGCGAAAATGAAGTAA
- a CDS encoding DUF423 domain-containing protein translates to MRISVVMAGLNGAMAVALGAFAAHGMAGSEMDYARGLVEKGAHYQLVHAVALAAIAGLVHHVPDEKFLRIAAYAMLVGIIFFCGSLYAIAFGGISAFGAVAPIGGFAFIGGWLLLAAAGYRRFG, encoded by the coding sequence ATGCGTATTTCTGTGGTTATGGCCGGACTGAATGGTGCGATGGCGGTTGCGTTGGGGGCGTTTGCCGCCCATGGCATGGCTGGAAGCGAAATGGATTATGCACGCGGCCTGGTCGAGAAGGGCGCGCATTATCAGCTCGTGCATGCTGTTGCCCTGGCCGCAATTGCCGGTCTGGTTCATCATGTGCCCGATGAGAAGTTCCTGCGCATTGCCGCCTATGCAATGCTTGTCGGGATCATTTTCTTCTGCGGGTCTTTGTACGCCATTGCCTTTGGCGGCATTTCTGCGTTTGGTGCAGTGGCCCCGATTGGCGGTTTTGCCTTTATTGGTGGCTGGTTGCTGCTTGCTGCGGCGGGATACAGACGCTTTGGGTGA
- a CDS encoding S41 family peptidase — translation MAVTSPDDPQTRELISQTIELVATRYIDPISREQILVSTLDGLSSIDENIRVDITPTDLVLQYDDRTVGKIALPASSDVMADHENLQIWSEITLTGLARYRAHSAKLRSTDTKDVESALISGAIRNLDRYSRYEGPVRAENARNRRDGYIGIGVRVVGGSGYPVVKLVHAESPAARAGLHPGDQILTVNGEDMYGKASRYAADLLHGEEGTSVLLEVNAAKSNAITPMEILRERVIDRTVFDDVRDNILIARVSSFNSATASTLADSIMKAKLYDGGLHGVILDLRGNRGGLLQQGVAVADLFLADGPIGKTFSRVTAARHIFKAETGDLTNGAPLVVLIDGRTASSAELVAAALQDRHRAVLIGSTSFGKGSVQAINDLPNHGTLTFTWSRMTAPSGYTFDRIGLFPAICTKSGTGSTAIHKVANALSQRDETASVMMKWRKLDYQDEKSRRELRSVCPASTNGETFDVEVALELLKNNREYKNLAYVGQEEIADTFASQ, via the coding sequence ATGGCTGTGACCTCCCCTGATGACCCACAAACGCGCGAACTGATTTCTCAAACAATCGAACTTGTCGCAACCCGCTATATCGATCCGATCAGCCGTGAGCAGATCCTGGTGAGCACCCTTGATGGGCTCTCATCGATTGACGAAAACATTCGCGTCGACATCACCCCGACTGATCTGGTCTTGCAATATGATGACCGAACGGTCGGCAAAATTGCCCTGCCGGCGTCATCCGACGTCATGGCGGATCACGAAAATCTTCAGATCTGGTCCGAAATCACGCTCACCGGATTGGCAAGATACCGGGCACATTCGGCCAAACTGCGCAGCACGGACACCAAAGACGTCGAGTCTGCCCTGATCAGTGGCGCAATCCGCAATCTGGACCGTTACAGCCGCTATGAGGGGCCGGTACGTGCAGAAAACGCGCGCAACCGTCGTGACGGCTACATTGGCATCGGCGTTCGTGTCGTTGGCGGAAGTGGTTACCCTGTTGTCAAACTTGTTCATGCGGAAAGCCCGGCTGCGCGTGCCGGACTGCATCCCGGCGATCAGATCCTGACGGTCAATGGCGAGGACATGTATGGCAAAGCCAGTCGCTATGCTGCAGACCTGCTGCATGGCGAAGAAGGAACATCTGTCCTGCTTGAGGTGAATGCAGCCAAAAGCAACGCCATCACCCCGATGGAGATACTGCGTGAACGGGTGATTGACCGGACAGTATTCGATGATGTCCGTGACAATATCCTGATTGCGCGTGTCAGCAGCTTCAACTCGGCAACCGCGTCAACGCTTGCCGACAGCATCATGAAGGCGAAACTTTATGATGGTGGCCTTCACGGTGTTATTCTCGACCTTCGTGGAAACCGTGGCGGACTCCTGCAACAAGGCGTTGCCGTGGCTGACCTGTTTCTGGCCGATGGTCCGATCGGAAAGACATTTTCCCGTGTCACAGCCGCACGTCACATATTCAAGGCAGAAACCGGCGATTTGACCAATGGCGCGCCGCTGGTTGTCCTGATTGACGGGCGTACAGCCTCGTCTGCGGAACTGGTCGCAGCAGCCCTTCAGGATCGCCATCGTGCCGTGCTGATCGGGTCCACAAGCTTTGGCAAGGGGTCCGTTCAGGCAATCAATGATCTGCCCAACCATGGCACATTGACTTTTACCTGGTCGCGCATGACAGCCCCTTCTGGATACACCTTTGACAGAATCGGTCTTTTCCCGGCCATCTGCACGAAATCGGGCACAGGTAGCACCGCTATTCACAAGGTGGCAAACGCCCTGTCACAGCGTGATGAGACCGCCTCGGTGATGATGAAATGGCGTAAGCTGGACTATCAGGACGAAAAGAGCCGCCGTGAGCTGCGCAGCGTTTGTCCGGCCAGTACAAATGGCGAAACATTTGATGTCGAAGTTGCACTTGAGCTGCTGAAAAATAACCGTGAATACAAGAATCTGGCCTATGTCGGACAAGAGGAAATCGCCGATACTTTTGCCAGCCAATAA
- the topA gene encoding type I DNA topoisomerase translates to MNLVIVESPAKAKTINKYLGDDYKVLASFGHIRDLPSKDGSVDTDNDFAMVWETDGRSEKQIKEIASAARDSDTIYLATDPDREGEAISWHILEVLEQKKLLRGRDVHRVVFHEITKKAVTEAIANPRELNQELVDAYLARRALDYLVGFNLSPVLWRKLPGSRSAGRVQSVALRLICEREIEIEAFKPDEYWSLEAGFAVPEGKFSARLTHLNGEKLDKLALGDESAAKIAKEKVESRSYTVSKVERKDVKRRPQPPFTTSTLQQEASRKLGFGAKRTMQLAQRLYEGVDIGGETVGLITYMRTDAVVLSQEALAAARRLIGKDYGDQYLPANARSFANKAKNAQEAHEAVRPTDLFRRPEQVSRHLDKDQLALYTLIWKRTVACQMEDARFDQVAVDLSSNDNHVVLRANGSVVKFDGFLKLYQEGKDDEAEDENDRRLPPLKEGQKPDLGKVSIDQHFTQPPPRYTEASLVKKMEELGIGRPSTYASIISVLQDRNYVLLERRRFVAQDRGRLVTAFLSKFFERYVQYNFTADLENQLDEVSMGKLEWKDVLKDFWKSFKGNVDEAKELKITDVLDALQVMLENYLFPPREDGTDPHKCPKCTDGTLSLKLGKFGAFLGCSNYPECNYTRPLVANENGSESELDSGPKVLGIDKETGKEITLRKGPYGVYVQLGEEEEVEGKNGKPKKVKPKRTSLPKGLEPSVVDLTKAEELLTLPRVVGIYPDTGEEMKANIGRFGPYVQAGSIFASLKADDDVLTIGENRAITLIADKREKAGTEIGKHPDDGEPIFVAVGRWGPFVKHKKTIANIRDVERDDITLEMAIKAIKEKEAKSGKTTKAATKKTATAKKKAPAKKKTAAKKPAAKKTTTKKAAAN, encoded by the coding sequence ATGAATCTTGTCATCGTCGAATCCCCGGCCAAAGCCAAGACGATCAATAAATATCTCGGCGACGATTATAAGGTGCTGGCCTCGTTTGGTCATATCCGCGATCTGCCGTCCAAGGATGGTTCGGTTGATACCGACAATGATTTTGCAATGGTCTGGGAAACCGATGGCCGTTCCGAAAAGCAGATCAAGGAAATTGCTTCGGCGGCACGTGACTCTGACACCATCTACCTCGCGACTGACCCGGATCGCGAAGGTGAAGCCATTTCCTGGCACATTCTTGAAGTTCTCGAGCAGAAAAAGCTGCTCCGCGGTCGCGATGTCCATCGCGTTGTGTTTCACGAGATCACCAAGAAAGCCGTAACCGAAGCCATCGCCAATCCGCGCGAGCTCAATCAGGAACTGGTGGATGCCTATCTGGCGCGCCGTGCACTTGATTATCTTGTCGGCTTTAACCTGTCGCCGGTTCTGTGGCGCAAATTGCCCGGTTCGCGTTCGGCAGGCCGCGTGCAATCAGTTGCGCTCCGCCTGATTTGCGAACGCGAGATTGAGATAGAAGCCTTCAAACCGGACGAATACTGGTCGCTTGAGGCTGGCTTTGCCGTTCCCGAGGGCAAGTTTTCCGCACGCCTGACCCATCTGAATGGCGAAAAGCTTGATAAGCTGGCACTTGGTGATGAAAGTGCTGCCAAGATCGCCAAGGAAAAGGTCGAAAGCCGCAGCTACACCGTTTCAAAGGTTGAGCGCAAAGACGTCAAACGGCGTCCGCAGCCGCCTTTCACTACATCGACCCTGCAGCAGGAAGCATCGCGTAAACTTGGCTTTGGCGCGAAACGCACCATGCAGCTTGCGCAGCGCCTTTATGAAGGTGTCGATATCGGTGGCGAAACGGTTGGTCTGATCACCTATATGCGTACCGATGCCGTGGTGCTTTCACAGGAAGCACTCGCCGCCGCACGCCGTCTGATTGGCAAGGATTACGGTGATCAATACCTTCCGGCCAATGCGCGCAGCTTTGCCAACAAGGCCAAGAACGCCCAGGAAGCCCACGAAGCTGTTCGCCCGACCGATCTGTTCCGTCGTCCGGAACAGGTTTCGCGTCACCTTGATAAGGACCAGTTGGCGCTTTACACCCTGATCTGGAAACGTACCGTGGCGTGTCAGATGGAAGACGCCCGTTTCGATCAGGTCGCAGTCGATCTGTCATCGAATGACAATCACGTGGTTCTGCGTGCAAATGGTTCTGTTGTGAAGTTTGACGGCTTCCTGAAACTTTATCAGGAAGGCAAGGATGACGAGGCCGAAGACGAAAATGATCGTCGCCTGCCGCCGTTAAAAGAAGGCCAGAAGCCCGACCTTGGCAAAGTCAGCATTGATCAGCACTTCACCCAGCCCCCGCCCCGCTATACCGAGGCGAGCCTGGTCAAGAAGATGGAAGAACTCGGCATTGGTCGTCCGTCGACCTATGCGTCGATCATTTCGGTTCTTCAGGACAGGAACTATGTGTTGCTGGAACGTCGCCGTTTCGTCGCACAGGACCGTGGCCGTCTGGTAACCGCCTTCCTGTCGAAGTTCTTTGAACGCTATGTGCAGTACAACTTCACGGCCGATCTGGAAAACCAGCTTGATGAAGTTTCGATGGGCAAGCTGGAATGGAAAGACGTTCTCAAGGATTTCTGGAAGTCGTTCAAAGGCAATGTCGACGAGGCCAAGGAACTCAAGATCACTGACGTCCTTGATGCCCTTCAGGTAATGCTGGAAAACTACCTGTTCCCGCCCCGCGAAGACGGAACAGACCCGCATAAATGCCCGAAATGCACCGATGGAACGCTGAGCCTCAAGCTCGGCAAGTTTGGCGCCTTCCTTGGTTGTTCGAACTATCCGGAATGCAATTATACCCGGCCGCTCGTTGCCAATGAAAACGGATCCGAGTCCGAACTTGATTCCGGCCCCAAGGTCCTTGGCATTGACAAGGAAACCGGCAAGGAAATTACCCTTCGCAAAGGCCCGTATGGCGTTTACGTCCAGCTGGGTGAGGAAGAGGAAGTCGAAGGCAAGAACGGCAAGCCGAAAAAGGTCAAACCGAAACGCACATCCCTGCCAAAGGGGTTGGAGCCATCTGTTGTTGACCTGACAAAGGCCGAGGAACTCCTGACCCTGCCACGTGTTGTCGGGATTTACCCCGACACTGGCGAGGAAATGAAGGCCAATATCGGCCGTTTCGGCCCATACGTTCAGGCAGGCAGTATTTTTGCCTCTCTCAAGGCCGACGATGATGTTCTGACGATCGGTGAAAACCGCGCGATCACGCTGATTGCCGACAAGCGCGAAAAGGCCGGTACCGAAATTGGCAAGCATCCCGATGATGGTGAACCGATCTTTGTCGCCGTTGGCCGCTGGGGACCGTTTGTTAAGCACAAGAAAACCATCGCCAATATCCGCGATGTAGAACGTGATGACATCACCCTTGAAATGGCCATCAAAGCCATCAAGGAAAAGGAAGCCAAGTCGGGCAAAACGACCAAGGCCGCGACCAAGAAAACGGCAACGGCGAAGAAAAAAGCCCCTGCGAAAAAGAAAACGGCTGCAAAGAAGCCCGCAGCGAAGAAGACAACCACGAAAAAGGCGGCGGCGAATTAA
- the rnr gene encoding ribonuclease R, translating to MANDTEDKKHFPTKEEIIEFIDMSPTPVGKREIARAFNIKGAAKIELKKILKDLKIGGDVVKGRRRFDKPDRLPPVEVLEITGVDDDGEVLAKPNVWKHEYEPPLIVVKSIRRGGPSAPGIGDKILAKLRYTGKHTYEASIMRVLGSGPQRVLGLYRPNEREGRVVPTDRKDSGEIAVPLDDHPDLESGALVLTEILPGKHFGLRKGRITEVLGNINEPKSISLVSIHARGIPFEFPPEVELQARESKATPLGKRTDLRDIPLVTIDGADARDFDDAVWAEADPDPANEGGWHIMVAIADVSWYVRPGDALDREAVKRGNSCYFPDRVVPMLPFELSNGWCSLVPHEDRGCMAVEMWLDKHGHKLRHKFCRGMMKSAARLTYDQVQRAMDGQPDDTTGPLIDTIIKPLYGAFNAFLEARKKRGVLELDVPERKIELNDSGQIVAIAPRARFDSHKLIEEFMIAANVCAAEELERIKQPCMYRIHDAPSEEKLEALHEFLEGAGYKLNKASVLKPRDFNRILELAKDTPESELINTVVLRSQSQAMYSPDNIGHFGLALKRYAHFTSPIRRYADLLVHRALIAGLKLGEGGLTPEEGERFEQIGEDISGTERRAAMAERDAVDRYVAAYMSDKVGAEFPGKISGVTHFGLFVSLNETGADGLVPISTLPDDYYFHDAASHALVGQNRGKKFQLGDTVVVRIADADAATGSLALRLAEHADITARDLVERPRGRRGAGKRRGSPGDRSHRHGSKPGFRSGPRDANGPAGSSATKSKGKKAAAKKKTTPKKQRKLVASNRAARNAPKQGPKSD from the coding sequence TTGGCGAACGATACAGAAGACAAAAAACACTTCCCCACCAAGGAAGAGATTATCGAATTCATCGATATGAGCCCGACACCGGTTGGGAAGCGCGAAATTGCGCGCGCCTTTAACATTAAGGGCGCAGCCAAGATCGAACTCAAAAAGATCCTGAAAGACCTTAAAATTGGCGGCGATGTCGTCAAGGGCCGTCGGCGTTTTGACAAACCCGATCGCCTGCCCCCGGTTGAAGTTCTGGAAATCACCGGCGTTGATGACGACGGTGAAGTTCTGGCCAAACCGAATGTCTGGAAACACGAATACGAACCGCCGCTGATTGTTGTGAAATCAATTCGTCGTGGCGGCCCAAGTGCGCCAGGCATTGGTGACAAGATTCTCGCCAAGCTGCGCTACACCGGCAAGCATACCTACGAAGCCAGCATCATGCGGGTCCTTGGGAGCGGGCCACAGCGCGTCTTGGGACTTTATCGCCCCAATGAACGCGAAGGCCGCGTTGTGCCCACAGATCGCAAGGATAGCGGCGAGATCGCGGTCCCGCTTGACGACCATCCTGATCTTGAAAGCGGCGCACTGGTTCTGACCGAAATTTTGCCGGGCAAACATTTTGGGCTGCGCAAGGGTCGGATTACCGAGGTTCTTGGCAACATCAATGAACCCAAATCCATCAGCCTTGTATCGATCCATGCGCGCGGCATTCCGTTTGAATTCCCGCCGGAAGTCGAACTTCAGGCGCGCGAGTCCAAGGCCACACCACTGGGTAAACGCACTGATCTGCGCGACATCCCGCTGGTCACCATTGATGGCGCCGATGCGCGTGACTTTGACGATGCTGTCTGGGCCGAAGCCGACCCCGATCCCGCCAATGAAGGCGGCTGGCACATCATGGTCGCGATTGCTGATGTGTCCTGGTATGTGCGCCCGGGTGATGCCCTTGATCGCGAAGCGGTCAAACGCGGCAATAGCTGCTATTTCCCGGACCGTGTGGTGCCGATGTTGCCGTTTGAGCTTTCGAACGGCTGGTGTTCGCTTGTCCCGCATGAAGATCGCGGCTGCATGGCGGTTGAAATGTGGCTGGATAAACACGGCCACAAACTGCGTCACAAGTTCTGCCGCGGGATGATGAAGTCCGCCGCCCGCCTGACCTATGATCAGGTTCAGCGCGCCATGGACGGCCAGCCAGACGACACCACCGGTCCGCTGATTGATACCATCATCAAACCGCTGTATGGCGCTTTCAACGCGTTTTTGGAAGCACGCAAGAAACGTGGCGTGCTCGAGCTTGATGTGCCCGAACGCAAGATCGAGCTGAATGACAGCGGACAGATCGTCGCCATTGCACCGCGTGCACGGTTTGACAGTCACAAGCTGATCGAAGAATTCATGATCGCAGCCAATGTCTGTGCTGCTGAGGAACTTGAACGTATCAAGCAGCCCTGCATGTATCGTATCCACGATGCACCGAGTGAGGAGAAGCTTGAAGCGTTGCACGAATTCCTTGAAGGCGCTGGCTATAAGCTGAACAAGGCATCGGTCCTGAAACCGCGTGATTTCAACCGCATTCTTGAACTGGCCAAGGACACGCCAGAGTCTGAGCTGATCAACACGGTCGTGCTGCGCAGCCAGTCACAGGCCATGTACAGCCCCGACAATATCGGGCACTTCGGCCTTGCACTGAAACGGTATGCGCACTTCACCTCCCCGATCCGGCGCTATGCCGACCTTCTGGTCCATCGTGCATTGATCGCTGGCCTTAAACTTGGTGAAGGCGGTTTGACGCCGGAAGAAGGCGAACGGTTCGAACAGATTGGCGAGGACATCTCGGGCACCGAACGACGGGCGGCCATGGCCGAACGCGATGCGGTTGACCGTTATGTCGCTGCCTATATGTCCGACAAGGTCGGGGCGGAGTTCCCCGGCAAGATTTCTGGCGTCACCCACTTTGGTCTGTTTGTTTCATTGAACGAAACAGGTGCAGACGGGCTGGTTCCGATATCCACCCTGCCCGACGACTATTACTTCCATGACGCGGCGAGCCACGCACTTGTCGGGCAAAATCGCGGCAAGAAGTTCCAGCTGGGTGATACGGTTGTCGTCAGGATCGCCGATGCCGATGCGGCCACCGGATCATTGGCATTGCGACTGGCAGAACACGCCGACATTACCGCCCGCGACCTGGTTGAACGGCCACGTGGACGTCGTGGTGCGGGCAAACGGCGTGGCAGCCCCGGCGACCGCAGCCATCGCCATGGCAGCAAGCCCGGTTTCCGATCCGGGCCGCGGGACGCAAATGGCCCGGCTGGATCGTCTGCGACCAAGTCCAAAGGCAAGAAAGCAGCGGCAAAGAAAAAGACCACACCGAAAAAGCAGCGCAAGCTGGTGGCATCCAACCGGGCGGCGCGCAACGCCCCCAAACAGGGCCCGAAGTCGGATTAG
- a CDS encoding DUF983 domain-containing protein, producing the protein MNAPHDISPETNATTSNQSSGRLMTGLRRGFRRKCPNCGHGFAFGGYLKLRSECDVCNHPIGEYRCDDAPPYFTIFLVGHIVVPGALAMEQNFSPSMALQLSIWLPATVALCLGFLPFIKGAVLGTQWAMRIKG; encoded by the coding sequence ATGAATGCCCCACACGATATTTCTCCCGAAACAAATGCCACCACCAGCAACCAAAGCAGCGGTCGACTGATGACCGGTTTGCGTCGCGGATTTCGCCGCAAATGCCCGAATTGCGGGCACGGTTTTGCTTTTGGCGGCTATCTGAAGCTTCGTTCCGAGTGTGATGTTTGCAATCACCCGATCGGTGAATATCGTTGTGATGATGCCCCACCCTACTTCACGATCTTTCTGGTCGGACACATCGTGGTTCCGGGTGCCTTGGCGATGGAGCAGAATTTCAGCCCGTCCATGGCGTTGCAACTTTCGATCTGGCTTCCGGCCACAGTCGCATTATGCCTTGGCTTTTTGCCCTTTATCAAAGGGGCTGTTCTTGGCACTCAATGGGCCATGCGCATCAAAGGATAG
- a CDS encoding Hpt domain-containing protein: MGSADAVIAGLKQDFIEDTIERIDRIETTIDRVAGGMDEAGPGIAELRREAHTVKGLAGSFGFPLVGAIAHRLEDYIAELSEIDDLEAASLVDFTSWIREIIESGTNPQAEEETRILRSLPTRSAKADEQGDASEVAVAQDKEVLLVTATAVQGHFLQRALREKGFRTITARSAVEAFETVVQSRPDAVITAAVLDGLSGIELIRALAAMKTLSDKKLGLLTSFDASHPDLEGLPENVAIISNKGKQTAEHLAKFIETML; this comes from the coding sequence GTGGGAAGTGCAGACGCAGTCATTGCCGGTCTGAAACAGGACTTCATTGAGGACACGATCGAACGCATTGATCGTATTGAAACCACGATTGATCGTGTCGCCGGCGGAATGGACGAAGCCGGACCGGGAATTGCCGAACTGCGGCGCGAAGCGCACACTGTCAAAGGACTTGCCGGATCATTCGGCTTCCCGCTGGTGGGCGCGATTGCGCATCGGCTTGAAGATTATATTGCCGAACTGAGCGAAATTGATGATCTCGAAGCTGCATCGCTGGTGGATTTCACCAGCTGGATCCGCGAAATCATCGAAAGTGGCACCAACCCCCAGGCCGAAGAAGAAACCCGTATTCTGCGTTCCCTGCCGACCCGCAGTGCCAAGGCCGATGAGCAGGGTGATGCATCCGAAGTTGCGGTTGCGCAGGATAAGGAAGTCCTTCTGGTCACCGCGACCGCTGTTCAGGGGCATTTTTTGCAGCGTGCACTGCGTGAAAAGGGTTTTCGCACCATCACGGCCCGTTCGGCTGTCGAGGCGTTCGAAACGGTGGTTCAATCGCGCCCGGATGCCGTCATTACCGCGGCTGTGCTTGATGGGCTTAGTGGGATCGAACTGATCCGTGCCTTGGCAGCGATGAAAACCCTGTCAGACAAAAAGCTTGGTCTGTTGACGAGTTTCGATGCGTCGCATCCCGATCTTGAAGGCCTGCCTGAAAACGTTGCGATCATCAGCAACAAGGGCAAGCAAACCGCTGAACATCTGGCGAAATTCATCGAAACCATGCTCTGA
- a CDS encoding Crp/Fnr family transcriptional regulator: MVKLSVVGIFADLDESAIADVERHVNRKTFAAGTQIIEPESDSSDVYLILSGRVRIVNYSLSGREITLEEIGAGGCVGQLSAIDGQPRSACVIAVDDTSVGILSPANFEKVVKNHPSVAWNVISELARIVRNSTRRIVDVSTLGANERVVAEILRRANNVCDDNGSALLSPVPVHSEVAGRVSTSRETVARVMSTLGRRQLVTKVETGLFVPDVRRLEEFLSESIH, encoded by the coding sequence ATGGTTAAATTATCAGTGGTCGGCATTTTCGCGGATCTCGATGAGAGCGCGATTGCAGACGTCGAACGCCACGTCAACCGAAAGACGTTTGCGGCCGGGACGCAAATTATCGAACCGGAATCAGATAGTTCGGACGTTTACCTGATTTTGTCCGGGCGGGTACGGATCGTTAATTACTCGCTTTCGGGGCGTGAAATCACCCTTGAGGAAATCGGGGCGGGCGGCTGTGTCGGCCAACTTTCTGCCATTGATGGGCAGCCGCGTTCGGCCTGTGTGATTGCGGTTGACGATACCAGTGTCGGTATTTTAAGCCCGGCCAACTTTGAAAAGGTCGTCAAAAATCACCCGTCAGTCGCCTGGAACGTAATCAGCGAACTGGCCAGAATTGTGAGGAACTCCACCCGAAGAATTGTTGATGTCAGCACACTTGGCGCCAACGAACGCGTCGTGGCGGAAATTTTGCGCCGTGCCAACAATGTTTGTGACGATAACGGCTCGGCACTTTTGTCACCCGTTCCGGTTCATTCCGAGGTCGCCGGGCGCGTCAGCACATCGCGTGAAACCGTTGCACGCGTCATGAGCACACTTGGCCGTCGCCAACTGGTGACAAAGGTTGAGACCGGTCTTTTCGTTCCGGATGTGCGCCGACTTGAAGAATTCCTAAGTGAGTCAATTCATTAG